A region of the Agrobacterium sp. RAC06 genome:
GAGGTGCTTTGCAGGACGTCACGCGCCCGCGGTCCGCAGATGTTGAGGGTGGCGAAGCGATTTGTGACGTCGCGCAGGCAGACGCCTGCCGGCAGGTGGCGGGAAACCCAGTTACCGTCTCGGACGCCGAAGCCAGATCCGGTGATCAGGTAGAGGAGGTCGTCGGCGAGATGGACGATCGTCACATCAGCCTCGATGCCGCCGCGCTCGTTGCAGAGCTGGGTGTACACGGCCTTGCCCGGCGGGCCGGACAGATCATTGGCCGCGATCCGCTGCATGGCAGCCCAAGCACCGGGCCCGCTGATCTCGAACTTGGAGAAGGAGGACTGATCGATGAGCGCCACGCGTTCGCGGATCGCCTTCACCTCGCCGCCGACGGTGTCGAACCAGTTCGGCTTGCCCTCGAAAGAGGGGATGTCCCTGGCTTCCGGCCCCGTTTGCGAAAACCAGTTGGGCCGTTCCCAACCAAATTTCGAGCCGAAGACGGCGCCATTTCTCGCCAGGACGTCGTGCAGCGGCGATCGGCGCAGACCTCGGACGGCCTGCGCTTCCTCGCCCGGCCAATGGACCTTGTAGTAGGCGCCGTAAGCCTCGATGGCGCGTTCTTCCAGATAACGTCCCTGGGCATGGACAGCGCCGAAGCGACGGACGTCGAAAGGCCAGAGATCCATGCCGGCATCGCCGTGCAGGATGAGGTTGGAAAGCGCAAGGCCGGCTCCGCCCGAAGCGGCGATGCCGGCGGTGAAGCCGCAGGCGACGTAGAAATTGTCGAGGCCCGGGGCAAGCCCCATGATCGGCTCGCCGTCGAAGGAGACGGGGATCGGGCCGTTGATCACCGTCTGGATGCCGATCTCGTTGAGGGCGGGAATGCGGGTCGCGGTCGGCAGGGCAAAGAGCTCCAACCGGTCCCAGTTCGGCTCGAACAGTTCGCGACCGAAATCGAGCGGCGGCTTGCCACGCCAGCAACCCTTGGTGCCATCCTCCCAGCCGCCGATGGCGAAGGAGCCGGTGTCCGGCTTCAGATAGAAATTGTTGTCGGGATCGCGCAGGGTGGTGAGATCCGGGGGTAGAGTGAGCTTTTTTTCGGTGAGGAAATACTGGTGCTCCACGACGCCTGCCGCGAGCGGGACGCCGGCCATCTCACCGACGCGTTTCGCCCAGAGGCCGGCACAATTGACGAGAATATCGCAGGAGATCGTCCCGCCATTCGTCACCACGCCGACGGCCCGGCGGTTCTCGATGACAATCTCCTCGACCGTCACCCCTTCCTCGATCTTCACGCCGTTCATCCGCGCGCCCTTGGCATAGGCCATGGTCAGGGAATAGGGATCGATGTAGCCGTCGCCGGGTATGAAGGCGGCACCCTCGATGCCCTCCTTGACGATGTAAGGGAAACGGTTCGCTGCCTCTTCAGCGGAGAGGGAGTAGCATTCGACGCCGAAGCTTTTTGCCTGGGTCATCGAACGGCGAATTTCGCTCCAGCGCTCAGGACTTCCGGCAAGCCTGAGCGAGCCCACCTTCTTCCAGGCAATGTGCTGGCCCGTTTCCTGTTCCAGGCGATCGAAGACCGCGACGGAATTCTGCATCAGCCGGGTCAGATTGCGCTTGCCGCGAAGCTGGCCGACGAGGCCTGCCGCATGCCAGGTGCAGCCATGGGTGAGCATGGCCTTTTCGACCAGCAGGACATCCCTCGCGCCGTCGCGGGCGAGGTGGTAGGCGACGGACGTGCCGATGGCCCCACCGCCGATGATGAGGATGTGGACGTGACGATCCGCGCGAAATGACATATCGAAACCTCAGGCTTTGATCTTGTCCATGGCCGGGTCGAGGATCGGCCCGAAGTGAAGGGTGGCCGGCGTCTTTTCCGCCGCAACCACGAGCTCGTAAGTTCCGCTCTTCAGATAGTCGTCGCTAACGCCCTCAGTGTTGCGAACATAGCCGTAGCCAATGTTTCGGCCGAGCGTGTAGCCATAGCCGCCGCTGGTCAGGTAGCCGACGGCCTCGCCGTTCCTGAGGATCGTCTCGCGTCCCGCGATCACGATCGATGGGTCGTCGACGGTGAAGCCCATGAACCGTTTCTTGAGCGGCTGACCGGCAAGGCCTTCCAGCGCTCGGCGACCAAGGAAATCGGTGTTCTTGCGGAGTTTCACCGCCCAGCCGAGTCCAGCCTCGAAGGGCGTGTCGTTCGGCGTGATGTCGGAGCTCCAGGCACGGTAAGCTTTTTCGAGGCGCAGGGATTCCAGTGCGCGATAACCGATGGGGCGGATGTCATGGGTTTTGCCCGCTGCCATCAGGACATCATAAACTTCTCCGAGTGCGGCGATCGGTATGTGCAGTTCCCAGCCGAGTTCGCCGACATAGGTGACCCGGAGCGCCCGAACGGTGGCGCCGGCAATCCCGATTTCTCGCACATGGCCGAAGGGGAATGCCGCATTCGACACATCTGCGGCGGTGACGCCGGCGAGTACTTCGCGGGCCCTTGGTCCCATCAGCGACAGCGTGCCCCAGTCTTCGGTAATGTCGGAGAGCGTACAGTCCAGACCGGCAGGAATATGGTCTGATATCCAACCGAAGTCGTGGGTGCGGAAGCCGGTGCCGGTGACGATGTAGAATCTGTCTTCGGCGAAGCGCGCGACGGTCAAGTCCGCCTCGATGCCCCCCCGAGTGTTCAGAAGCTGTGTGTAGGTCAGGCGACCGACGGGCTTGTTCACATCGTTGGCGCAAATCCAGTCGAGTGCCTTGAGGGCATCGGGACCTGAAAGCTCGTATTTCGCAAAGGACGACTGGTCAAACAGCCCGACCGCCTCGCGCACGTGGCGATGCTCGTCGCCAACGGGCCCGAACCAGTTCTGCCGGCCCATGGAGTAAACGTCCTTCGGTGCCATGCCTGATGGTGCGAACCAGTTGGGGCGCTCCCAGCCGAGCTTTGAGCCGAAGACGGCGCCTGATGCCTTCAAGCGGTCGTAGAGCGGAGAGACAAGACGCGGGCGGCCGCTTTCATATTCCTCGTGCGGGAAGGCAATTGTGTAGTGTTTGCCATAGGCCTCCAGCGTGCGGTCGCAGACCCATTGGCGGTCGCGATGCATGCCGGCGAAACGCCTGATGTCGACGACCCAGAGATCGAGCGGCGCTTCGCCGTCGACCACCCATTGCGCCAGCACCCAGCCGGCGCCTCCGCCGGACGCGATGCCGAAGGCGTTGAACCCGGCGCCGACGAACATGTTCTTGCATTTGGGGGCTGCGCCGAGAATGAAGTTGCCGTCGGGCGTGAAGCTCTCCGGACCATTGATCATCTGCTTGACGCCGACCGTCTCCAGAGCTGGTACGCGTTCGACGGCCTGGATCATGTGCTGTTCGAAATGGTCGTAATCGTCATCGAACAGGCGGAAGGCCCAGTCATTCGGCAGGTCGCCAGTAAGCCAGGGTTGCGGATTGGGCTCATATCCGCCCATGACAAGGCCGCCAACCTCTTCCTTGTAGTAGGTCCGCCTGTCAGGGTCGCGGATGGTCGGTGCGTCGGTCGAAAGGCCGTCGATCTTCTCGGTGATGATATACTGGTGCTTGACCGCCTGTAGAGGCACGTTGATGCCCGCCATTTCGCCGACCTGGCGCGCCCATTGGCCGGCACAGTTGACGACCTTTTCGCAGGCGACGTCGCCCAGCGTGGTTTTCACAGCTGTGATCCGGCCGTCCTTCATCTCGAAGCCGATGACCCGAACGTTTTCGAC
Encoded here:
- a CDS encoding GcvT family protein → MSFRADRHVHILIIGGGAIGTSVAYHLARDGARDVLLVEKAMLTHGCTWHAAGLVGQLRGKRNLTRLMQNSVAVFDRLEQETGQHIAWKKVGSLRLAGSPERWSEIRRSMTQAKSFGVECYSLSAEEAANRFPYIVKEGIEGAAFIPGDGYIDPYSLTMAYAKGARMNGVKIEEGVTVEEIVIENRRAVGVVTNGGTISCDILVNCAGLWAKRVGEMAGVPLAAGVVEHQYFLTEKKLTLPPDLTTLRDPDNNFYLKPDTGSFAIGGWEDGTKGCWRGKPPLDFGRELFEPNWDRLELFALPTATRIPALNEIGIQTVINGPIPVSFDGEPIMGLAPGLDNFYVACGFTAGIAASGGAGLALSNLILHGDAGMDLWPFDVRRFGAVHAQGRYLEERAIEAYGAYYKVHWPGEEAQAVRGLRRSPLHDVLARNGAVFGSKFGWERPNWFSQTGPEARDIPSFEGKPNWFDTVGGEVKAIRERVALIDQSSFSKFEISGPGAWAAMQRIAANDLSGPPGKAVYTQLCNERGGIEADVTIVHLADDLLYLITGSGFGVRDGNWVSRHLPAGVCLRDVTNRFATLNICGPRARDVLQSTSDDDLCNDALPFLAARRIDIGSASALAVRIGYVGELGYELYIDQEYASHVYDTLKTAGQASGIADAGYRAIDAARMEKGYLYWSGDITPDYNPYEAGLGFCVALNKGDFIGREALATIKADGVKRRLVSYTVDGFAPFHGGEAVLLDGKVVGSTASTGYGYTLGKTIAFGYLPTEIATGEHFQIEAFGRTYEARRGARTLYDAKMERLKA
- a CDS encoding GcvT family protein, whose amino-acid sequence is MTLPSHAQIVVIGGGIIGCSTAYHLAKDHKADVLLLEQGALTSGSTWHAAGLVGQLRSSASITRVLKYSVELYKGLEAETGLATGWKMTGCLRLATNQDRWTEFKRLATTAGSFGMEMHLVSPEEVKRMWPLMNVDDLVGASWLPTDGQASPSDITQSLAKGARMHGAKIVENVRVIGFEMKDGRITAVKTTLGDVACEKVVNCAGQWARQVGEMAGINVPLQAVKHQYIITEKIDGLSTDAPTIRDPDRRTYYKEEVGGLVMGGYEPNPQPWLTGDLPNDWAFRLFDDDYDHFEQHMIQAVERVPALETVGVKQMINGPESFTPDGNFILGAAPKCKNMFVGAGFNAFGIASGGGAGWVLAQWVVDGEAPLDLWVVDIRRFAGMHRDRQWVCDRTLEAYGKHYTIAFPHEEYESGRPRLVSPLYDRLKASGAVFGSKLGWERPNWFAPSGMAPKDVYSMGRQNWFGPVGDEHRHVREAVGLFDQSSFAKYELSGPDALKALDWICANDVNKPVGRLTYTQLLNTRGGIEADLTVARFAEDRFYIVTGTGFRTHDFGWISDHIPAGLDCTLSDITEDWGTLSLMGPRAREVLAGVTAADVSNAAFPFGHVREIGIAGATVRALRVTYVGELGWELHIPIAALGEVYDVLMAAGKTHDIRPIGYRALESLRLEKAYRAWSSDITPNDTPFEAGLGWAVKLRKNTDFLGRRALEGLAGQPLKKRFMGFTVDDPSIVIAGRETILRNGEAVGYLTSGGYGYTLGRNIGYGYVRNTEGVSDDYLKSGTYELVVAAEKTPATLHFGPILDPAMDKIKA